Proteins encoded together in one Catellatospora citrea window:
- a CDS encoding ABC transporter substrate-binding protein, with translation MPDLSMSPVHASTRASRKRRRLVAAAAAVTLLGVASACDSAADANDTITQGGTLRVVLPALPDHLDPQKIAAAMDANISRLISRTLTTYKAEPGTASSELVPDLATDLGRPSENNTVWEFKLREGVKWEDGSPVVCSQLKYGVERNFAKVFDSGLPYAELMLADNATPYEGPYSGKELDSVVCEDTQTIKFRLKQPAGDFNYTVALSIFSPTKQGADGDKDAYDIRPLSSGPYRVEPRPKDATGFTLVRNEHWSSTLDSVRKAHPDKIVFAVDANDPAVTNALIQDQGADRNTIVLQTNVAPNFLQQVINDPKLSQRVAQGPSGAVRYFAINTELVKNLDCRKALSFAFNKRKYRQAMGGSVIGELATSMIPPNLAAHAKFDIYRTLSDSDGDEDEALKLLDKAKNEGKPCPDKLKVALPDNDTIARYVKTMVDAYIRIGIKVELNRLPAKSYFGDIADIGHGNHLVYAGWIPDWANGSAVIPPLFDGALVKPSGEQSGSNYSFLNDPEINKAIADAMAEDDLNRQYKLWGEIDNRLSDMAVTIPVLYPKSIRMYGSNVAGAFIHSQFGAPDLASLGLKDPSIPVDVTSSGS, from the coding sequence ATGCCTGACCTCTCGATGTCGCCGGTCCACGCCTCTACGCGGGCGAGCCGTAAGCGCCGCCGCCTCGTCGCGGCAGCCGCCGCGGTGACCCTGCTCGGCGTCGCCTCCGCCTGCGACTCGGCCGCCGATGCGAACGACACGATCACGCAAGGCGGCACCCTGCGTGTCGTGCTGCCGGCCCTGCCGGACCACCTGGACCCGCAGAAGATCGCGGCGGCGATGGACGCGAACATCAGCCGCCTGATCTCCCGCACGCTGACCACGTACAAGGCCGAGCCGGGCACGGCGAGCAGTGAGCTGGTGCCCGACCTCGCCACCGACCTGGGCCGGCCGAGCGAGAACAACACGGTCTGGGAGTTCAAGCTGCGCGAGGGGGTGAAGTGGGAGGACGGCTCCCCGGTGGTCTGTTCGCAGCTCAAGTACGGCGTGGAGCGCAACTTCGCCAAGGTGTTCGACTCCGGCCTGCCCTATGCCGAGCTGATGCTGGCCGACAACGCGACCCCCTACGAGGGCCCGTACAGCGGCAAGGAACTGGATTCGGTCGTCTGCGAGGACACCCAGACCATCAAGTTCCGGCTCAAGCAGCCGGCGGGCGACTTCAACTACACGGTCGCGCTGTCGATCTTCTCGCCGACCAAGCAGGGCGCGGACGGTGACAAGGACGCCTACGACATCCGTCCGCTGTCCAGCGGGCCGTACCGCGTCGAGCCGCGGCCGAAGGACGCGACCGGCTTCACGCTGGTGCGCAACGAGCACTGGTCGTCGACGCTGGACTCGGTCCGCAAGGCGCACCCGGACAAGATCGTGTTCGCGGTCGACGCCAACGACCCGGCCGTGACCAACGCGCTGATCCAGGACCAGGGCGCGGACCGCAACACGATCGTGCTGCAGACCAACGTCGCGCCGAACTTCCTGCAGCAGGTGATCAACGACCCCAAGCTGTCGCAGCGGGTGGCCCAGGGCCCGTCCGGCGCGGTCCGGTACTTCGCGATCAACACCGAGCTGGTCAAGAACCTGGACTGCCGCAAGGCGCTGTCGTTCGCGTTCAACAAGCGCAAGTACCGCCAGGCGATGGGCGGCTCGGTGATCGGCGAGCTGGCGACGTCGATGATCCCGCCGAACCTGGCGGCGCACGCCAAGTTCGACATCTACCGCACGCTCAGCGACAGCGACGGCGACGAGGACGAGGCCCTCAAGCTGCTCGACAAGGCGAAGAACGAGGGCAAGCCCTGTCCCGACAAGCTCAAGGTGGCGCTGCCGGACAACGACACCATCGCCCGCTACGTCAAGACGATGGTCGACGCCTACATCCGCATCGGCATCAAGGTCGAGCTGAACCGCCTGCCGGCCAAGTCCTACTTCGGCGATATCGCCGACATCGGGCACGGCAACCACCTGGTCTACGCCGGCTGGATCCCGGACTGGGCGAACGGTTCCGCGGTCATCCCGCCGCTGTTCGACGGCGCCCTGGTCAAGCCCAGCGGTGAGCAGAGCGGCTCGAACTACTCGTTCCTCAACGACCCGGAGATCAACAAGGCGATCGCCGACGCGATGGCCGAGGACGACCTCAACCGGCAGTACAAGCTGTGGGGCGAGATCGACAACCGGCTGTCGGACATGGCGGTGACCATCCCGGTGCTCTACCCGAAGTCGATCCGGATGTACGGTTCCAACGTCGCCGGGGCGTTCATCCACTCGCAGTTCGGCGCACCGGACCTGGCTTCGCTGGGTCTGAAGGACCCCTCGATCCCGGTGGATGTGACCTCCTCGGGGTCCTAG
- a CDS encoding glucose-6-phosphate dehydrogenase assembly protein OpcA encodes MLALWDTTGSEVVRKLGSERRNAGGVASGLALNLVVIVDEGRVRQVEDAATIAAASHPCRLIVVSRGPVAGVDAATANAKNRLDAEIVVGGRLGPCEAVIMRMHGRLALHSESVVMPLLAPDVPVVTWWHGCPPEHIAYDPLGVVAERRVTDIAQCPDPAAALHQRALDYAPGDTDLSWTRLTGWRALIAGAFDTATAGALSATVHAAANDPLGALLRGWIMARMGVPVQLAEVTGPLHGVDFALADGGSLSLHATGDGMALLRKSGSLDQVLPLVERRLGEVLAEELQRLDADQPYAAALTAATGVAHLGDRASTRTHIWQDPAWEPVAA; translated from the coding sequence ATGCTAGCCCTGTGGGACACCACCGGTAGCGAGGTGGTGCGCAAGCTCGGCTCGGAGCGGCGCAACGCGGGCGGCGTCGCCAGCGGCCTCGCCCTCAACCTGGTCGTCATCGTGGACGAGGGCCGGGTGCGCCAGGTCGAGGACGCGGCCACCATCGCCGCCGCGTCGCACCCCTGCCGCCTGATCGTGGTCAGCCGCGGCCCGGTGGCGGGCGTCGACGCGGCGACCGCCAACGCCAAGAACCGCCTCGACGCCGAGATCGTCGTCGGCGGCAGGCTCGGCCCCTGTGAAGCCGTCATCATGCGCATGCACGGCCGGCTCGCCCTGCACAGCGAGTCGGTCGTCATGCCGCTGCTGGCCCCGGACGTCCCGGTGGTCACCTGGTGGCACGGCTGCCCGCCCGAGCACATCGCGTACGACCCGCTGGGCGTCGTCGCGGAGCGCCGGGTCACCGACATCGCCCAGTGCCCCGACCCGGCCGCGGCGCTGCACCAGCGGGCGCTGGACTACGCCCCCGGCGACACCGACCTGTCCTGGACCCGGCTGACCGGCTGGCGCGCGCTCATCGCGGGCGCCTTCGACACGGCGACGGCGGGCGCGCTGTCGGCGACGGTGCACGCCGCAGCGAACGACCCGCTGGGCGCGCTGCTGCGCGGCTGGATCATGGCGCGGATGGGCGTCCCGGTGCAGCTGGCCGAGGTCACCGGGCCGCTGCACGGGGTCGACTTCGCGCTGGCCGACGGCGGCTCGCTGAGCCTGCACGCCACCGGCGACGGGATGGCCCTGCTGCGCAAGAGCGGCTCGCTGGACCAGGTGCTGCCGCTGGTGGAACGGCGGCTCGGCGAGGTGCTGGCGGAGGAGCTGCAGCGCCTCGACGCCGACCAGCCGTACGCGGCGGCGCTCACTGCCGCCACGGGCGTCGCGCACCTCGGCGACCGCGCGTCGACCCGTACCCACATCTGGCAGGACCCGGCCTGGGAGCCGGTGGCCGCATGA
- the zwf gene encoding glucose-6-phosphate dehydrogenase, which translates to MSSDPERVNPLRDPQDRRLPRIPEPCALVIFGVTGDLARKKLIPAVYDLANRGLLPPGFVIAGFARRDWGDGDFENVARTAAMEHARTPWREEVWARLAGNFRFVGGAFDDDAAFDRLHDCLNELRDSHGIMGNAAFYLSIPPAAFPTVLKQLERTGMADNAKSGGWRRVVVEKPFGEDLESAKALNDLVDDVVSAEDVFRIDHYLGKETVQNILALRFANSLFEPLWNSKYVDSVQITMAEDVGIGTRAGFYDATGAARDVMQNHLMQLLALVAMEEPTTFDAAEIRAEKLKVLRAVVPPKDVAAETVRGQYLTGWVGGARVPGYLEESDVPPDSNTETYAAVRLTIKNRRWAGVPFYIRAGKRLPRRVTELAVLFKKAPHLPFYPEDVELLGNNQLVIRVQPDEGVMLKFGSKVPGTQMELRDITMDFAYGEAFTESSPEAYERLILDVLLGDRTLFPDAAEVEEGWRIIDPLEDAWEGTKPATYRAGEWGPREADEMLAREGRTWRRA; encoded by the coding sequence GTGTCGTCCGACCCGGAGCGGGTCAATCCGCTGCGGGACCCCCAGGACCGCCGACTGCCGCGGATCCCGGAGCCGTGCGCTCTAGTCATCTTCGGGGTCACCGGCGACCTCGCCCGCAAGAAGCTCATCCCCGCCGTGTACGACCTGGCCAACCGGGGCCTGCTGCCGCCCGGCTTCGTGATCGCCGGGTTCGCCCGGCGTGACTGGGGCGACGGCGACTTCGAGAACGTGGCCCGCACCGCGGCCATGGAGCACGCGCGCACCCCGTGGCGCGAGGAGGTCTGGGCCCGGCTGGCGGGCAACTTCCGCTTCGTGGGCGGCGCGTTCGACGACGACGCGGCCTTCGACCGGCTGCACGACTGCCTGAACGAGTTGCGCGACTCGCACGGCATCATGGGCAACGCCGCGTTCTACCTGTCCATCCCCCCGGCCGCCTTCCCGACCGTGCTCAAGCAGCTGGAGCGCACCGGCATGGCCGACAACGCCAAGTCCGGCGGCTGGCGGCGGGTCGTCGTGGAGAAGCCCTTCGGCGAGGACCTGGAGTCGGCCAAGGCGCTCAACGACCTGGTCGACGATGTGGTCAGCGCGGAGGACGTCTTCCGCATCGACCACTACCTGGGCAAGGAGACGGTCCAGAACATCCTGGCCCTGCGCTTCGCGAACTCGCTGTTCGAGCCCCTGTGGAACTCCAAGTACGTCGACTCGGTGCAGATCACCATGGCCGAGGACGTCGGCATCGGCACCCGGGCCGGCTTCTACGACGCCACCGGCGCGGCCCGTGACGTCATGCAGAACCACCTGATGCAGCTGCTCGCGCTGGTCGCCATGGAGGAGCCGACGACGTTCGACGCCGCCGAGATCCGCGCCGAGAAGCTCAAGGTGCTGCGTGCCGTGGTGCCGCCCAAGGACGTGGCCGCCGAGACCGTGCGCGGGCAGTACCTGACCGGCTGGGTCGGCGGCGCGCGCGTGCCGGGCTACCTGGAGGAGTCGGACGTCCCGCCGGACTCGAACACCGAGACGTACGCGGCGGTGCGGTTGACCATCAAGAACCGGCGCTGGGCGGGGGTGCCGTTCTACATCCGGGCGGGCAAGCGCCTGCCGCGCCGGGTCACCGAGCTCGCCGTGCTCTTCAAGAAGGCGCCGCACCTGCCGTTCTACCCCGAGGACGTGGAGCTGCTGGGCAACAACCAGCTGGTCATCCGGGTCCAGCCGGACGAGGGCGTGATGCTGAAGTTCGGCTCCAAGGTGCCCGGCACCCAGATGGAGCTGCGCGACATCACCATGGACTTCGCCTACGGCGAGGCGTTCACCGAGTCCAGCCCCGAGGCGTACGAGCGGCTCATCCTCGACGTGCTGCTGGGCGACCGGACGCTGTTCCCGGACGCGGCGGAGGTCGAGGAGGGCTGGCGCATCATCGACCCGCTGGAGGACGCCTGGGAGGGCACCAAGCCCGCGACCTACCGGGCCGGCGAGTGGGGTCCGCGCGAGGCCGACGAGATGCTGGCCCGCGAGGGCCGCACCTGGCGGCGGGCATGA
- the secG gene encoding preprotein translocase subunit SecG: MPIQFAYTLIVLLIITSALLTMLVLLHRGKGGGLSSMFGGGVSSSLAGSSVAEKNLDRYTVLVGIVWFACIVGLGLWLKLEMAAGTVG; the protein is encoded by the coding sequence ATGCCGATCCAGTTCGCCTACACGTTGATCGTGTTGCTGATCATCACCAGCGCCCTGCTGACGATGCTGGTCCTGCTGCACCGGGGCAAGGGCGGCGGCCTGTCCAGCATGTTCGGCGGCGGTGTGTCGTCGAGTCTGGCCGGGTCGTCGGTGGCGGAGAAGAACCTCGACCGCTACACCGTCCTGGTGGGTATCGTCTGGTTTGCCTGCATTGTCGGCCTCGGCCTCTGGCTGAAGCTGGAGATGGCCGCCGGCACCGTCGGCTGA
- the pgl gene encoding 6-phosphogluconolactonase: MSERSVLVHADAQELAAAAAARLLARLADAQAARGSADVVLTGGRVAAAVYRAVLADPARDAVDWSRVDLWWGDERFLPAGDPDRNETQARAALLDALPLDPARVHPMPPSDGPDGADPELAAARYAGELARTAPDSTGLPRFDVLLLGVGEDGHVASVFPGHPVAAETRPVSAVRDSPKPPPVRTTLTLPAINTAAEVWLIAAGPDKAEAVGAALAGSEELPAAAVHGVSRTVWLLDRAAAAQVPQSSLR; encoded by the coding sequence ATGAGCGAGCGCAGCGTGCTCGTGCATGCGGATGCGCAGGAGCTCGCCGCGGCGGCGGCGGCGCGGCTGCTGGCACGGCTGGCGGACGCCCAGGCCGCGCGGGGTTCGGCCGACGTCGTGCTGACCGGCGGCCGGGTCGCGGCCGCCGTCTACCGGGCGGTGCTGGCCGATCCGGCCCGGGACGCCGTCGACTGGTCACGGGTGGACCTGTGGTGGGGCGACGAGCGTTTCCTGCCGGCCGGCGACCCGGACCGCAACGAGACACAGGCGCGCGCGGCCCTGTTGGACGCGCTGCCGCTCGACCCGGCCCGGGTGCACCCGATGCCACCCTCCGACGGTCCCGACGGCGCTGATCCCGAACTGGCGGCCGCCCGCTACGCCGGGGAGCTGGCGCGCACCGCGCCGGACTCGACCGGGCTGCCGCGCTTCGACGTCCTGCTGCTCGGCGTCGGGGAGGACGGCCACGTGGCGTCGGTGTTCCCGGGGCATCCGGTGGCGGCCGAGACCCGGCCGGTCAGCGCGGTGCGGGACAGCCCGAAGCCGCCGCCGGTGCGCACCACGCTCACCCTTCCCGCGATCAACACGGCGGCGGAGGTGTGGCTGATCGCCGCCGGGCCGGACAAGGCCGAGGCGGTCGGGGCGGCCCTGGCGGGGTCGGAGGAGCTGCCGGCGGCGGCGGTGCACGGCGTCTCGCGTACCGTCTGGCTGCTCGACCGGGCCGCGGCGGCCCAGGTGCCGCAGAGCTCGTTGCGCTAG
- the tkt gene encoding transketolase: MTEQLIWSDIDRRAVDTARVLAMDAVEKAGNGHPGTAMSLAPLAYLLFQRAMRLDPNDPDWTGRDRFVLSAGHSSLTQYVQLFLAGYGLELSDLQALRQWGSLTPGHPEHGHTRGVETTTGPLGQGLGNAVGMAMAARRERGLFDPDAAPGTSPFDHHIYVICSDGDIEEGVTHEVSSIAGHQKLDNLIVFYDDNEISIEDNTLIAKSEDVCKRYEAYGWHVEKVDWTGGNTGYHEDIPALWAAIQRAKAVTDRPSFIALRTIIGWPAPTKQNTGKIHGSAVGPNEAAAVKELLGFDPAVAFPVEDEVIAHTRAVAERGRLLHEQWEEAFHDWARTNPERLALFDRMSTRTLPDGWEQALPSFPHDPKGLATRAASGQVLNALAPVLPELWGGSADLAESNNTTMKGEPSFVPAEFATKEFPGDEYGRTLHFGIREHGMGSIMNGIALHGGTRVYGGTFLVFSDYMRPPVRLAALMKLPVTYVWTHDSIGLGEDGPTHQPVEQLTALRAIPGLDVVRPADANETAHAWRMALKHTDRPTALALTRQNVPTLDPAKVTGFERGGYILEEASTGTPQVILIGTGSEVSICLKAQELLEDEDVPTRVVSMPCQEWFRAQDAGYRESVLPANVKARVSVEAGIAMSWRDLVGDAGESVSLEHYGASAPAATLFEKFGFTPEAVAEAARRSLSKVGE, encoded by the coding sequence GTGACCGAGCAGTTGATCTGGTCTGACATCGACCGCCGCGCGGTGGACACCGCCCGCGTCCTGGCCATGGACGCCGTCGAGAAGGCCGGCAACGGCCATCCGGGCACCGCGATGAGCCTCGCGCCGCTGGCTTACCTGCTGTTCCAGCGGGCCATGCGCCTCGACCCCAACGACCCGGACTGGACCGGCCGCGACCGCTTCGTGCTCTCCGCCGGCCACTCCTCCCTCACCCAGTACGTCCAGCTCTTCCTCGCCGGCTACGGCCTGGAGCTGTCGGATCTGCAGGCGCTGCGCCAGTGGGGCTCGCTGACCCCCGGCCACCCCGAGCACGGCCACACCCGCGGCGTGGAGACCACCACCGGCCCGCTGGGCCAGGGCCTGGGCAACGCCGTCGGCATGGCGATGGCGGCGCGCCGCGAGCGCGGCCTGTTCGACCCGGACGCCGCGCCGGGCACCAGCCCGTTCGACCACCACATCTACGTGATCTGCTCGGACGGCGACATCGAGGAGGGCGTGACCCACGAGGTCTCCTCGATCGCGGGCCACCAGAAGCTGGACAACCTCATCGTCTTCTACGACGACAACGAGATCTCGATCGAGGACAACACCCTCATCGCGAAGTCCGAGGACGTCTGCAAGCGCTACGAGGCGTACGGCTGGCACGTGGAGAAGGTCGACTGGACCGGCGGCAACACCGGTTACCACGAGGACATCCCGGCGCTGTGGGCGGCGATCCAGCGCGCCAAGGCGGTCACCGACCGGCCCAGCTTCATCGCGCTGCGCACCATCATCGGCTGGCCCGCGCCGACCAAGCAGAACACCGGCAAGATCCACGGCTCGGCGGTCGGCCCCAACGAGGCCGCCGCGGTCAAGGAGCTGCTCGGCTTCGACCCGGCCGTGGCGTTCCCGGTCGAGGACGAGGTCATCGCGCACACCCGTGCGGTGGCCGAGCGCGGCCGCCTGCTGCACGAGCAGTGGGAGGAGGCGTTCCACGACTGGGCGAGGACCAACCCGGAGCGGCTGGCGCTGTTCGACCGGATGAGCACCCGCACCCTGCCCGACGGCTGGGAGCAGGCGCTGCCGTCGTTCCCGCACGACCCGAAGGGCCTGGCCACCCGTGCCGCGTCCGGCCAGGTGCTCAACGCGCTGGCGCCGGTGCTGCCGGAGCTGTGGGGCGGCTCGGCCGACCTGGCCGAGAGCAACAACACCACCATGAAGGGCGAGCCGTCGTTCGTCCCGGCCGAGTTCGCCACCAAGGAGTTCCCCGGCGACGAGTACGGCCGCACGCTGCACTTCGGCATCCGCGAGCACGGTATGGGCTCGATCATGAACGGCATCGCGCTGCACGGCGGCACCCGCGTCTACGGCGGCACGTTCCTGGTCTTCTCCGACTACATGCGCCCGCCGGTGCGCCTGGCCGCGCTGATGAAGCTGCCGGTGACCTACGTCTGGACGCACGACTCGATCGGCCTGGGCGAGGACGGCCCGACCCACCAGCCGGTGGAGCAGCTCACCGCGCTGCGCGCGATCCCCGGCCTGGACGTGGTGCGCCCCGCCGACGCCAACGAGACCGCGCACGCCTGGCGCATGGCGCTCAAGCACACCGACCGTCCCACGGCACTGGCGCTCACCCGCCAGAACGTGCCCACGCTCGACCCGGCGAAGGTCACCGGCTTCGAGCGCGGCGGCTACATCCTGGAGGAGGCCTCCACCGGCACCCCGCAGGTGATCCTCATCGGCACCGGCTCCGAGGTCTCGATCTGCCTGAAGGCCCAGGAGCTGCTGGAGGACGAGGACGTGCCCACCCGGGTCGTCTCGATGCCGTGCCAGGAATGGTTCCGCGCGCAGGACGCGGGGTACCGGGAGTCCGTGCTCCCCGCGAACGTGAAGGCCCGGGTCAGTGTCGAGGCCGGTATCGCCATGTCCTGGCGTGACCTGGTCGGCGACGCGGGCGAGTCGGTGAGCCTGGAGCACTACGGCGCGTCGGCCCCGGCCGCGACCCTGTTCGAGAAGTTCGGTTTCACCCCGGAGGCGGTCGCGGAGGCGGCCCGCCGCTCCCTCTCCAAGGTAGGCGAGTGA
- a CDS encoding glucose-6-phosphate isomerase gives MSDDFQEVVFGGGLTVRVSREVAVEAEPVLARLLADGVPAKLAAKDPTLWGPAAAAEAAVRLGWVDTFERSRALLPQLAELREELGDLDHVVLAGMGGSSLAPEVISLTLGKRLTVLDTTDPGQVAAALRDRLDRTVVVVSSKSGGTVETDSQRRAYLQAFLDAGLSPAEAGRHFVVVTDPGSPLEATAREMGAFVLLADADVGGRYSALTAFGLVPTALAGVDVAELLDQAEEFATTLTGDVDNPAFLLGAVLGAAARHGRDKLALVDDGSGITGLGDWAEQLIAESTGKEGKGILPVVVETPISAGATGPDVLTATIGGALGVGAVPGSGVVPHVSVNGALGAQFLCWEAATAVAGRVLGIDPFDQPNVTESKQNTTKILDEGLPAATPSFTEGAIVGYGDANSLEDALRALLGAAGQHGYVAVLAYLDRFADADVAKLREQLAAASGRPVTFGWGPRFLHSTGQYHKGGPQHGAFLQITGEVAEDLTVPGKPYTFGQLQAAQAAGDRQALAGRGRPLLHLHLTDRAKGIAQLLEAATRLQPYKER, from the coding sequence ATGAGCGATGACTTCCAGGAGGTCGTCTTCGGCGGCGGGCTGACCGTGCGGGTTTCCCGCGAGGTCGCCGTCGAGGCTGAGCCTGTGCTGGCCCGGCTGCTGGCCGACGGGGTGCCCGCGAAGCTGGCGGCCAAGGACCCCACGCTGTGGGGTCCGGCCGCCGCAGCCGAGGCGGCCGTCCGGCTCGGCTGGGTGGACACCTTCGAGCGCAGCCGGGCGCTGCTGCCGCAGCTCGCCGAGCTGCGCGAGGAGCTGGGCGACCTGGACCACGTGGTGCTGGCCGGCATGGGCGGCTCCTCGCTGGCCCCCGAGGTGATCTCTCTCACCCTGGGCAAGCGGCTCACCGTGCTGGACACCACCGACCCGGGCCAGGTCGCCGCCGCGCTGCGCGACCGGCTCGACCGCACCGTGGTGGTGGTGTCGAGCAAGTCCGGCGGCACCGTGGAGACCGACAGCCAGCGCCGGGCATACCTGCAGGCCTTCCTCGACGCCGGGCTCAGCCCGGCCGAGGCGGGCCGGCACTTCGTCGTCGTCACCGACCCCGGCTCGCCGCTGGAGGCGACCGCCCGCGAGATGGGCGCGTTCGTGCTGCTGGCGGATGCGGACGTGGGCGGCCGCTACTCCGCGCTGACCGCGTTCGGGCTGGTCCCGACCGCGCTGGCCGGGGTGGACGTGGCCGAGCTGCTGGACCAGGCGGAGGAGTTCGCCACCACGCTGACCGGTGACGTCGACAACCCGGCGTTCCTGCTCGGCGCGGTGCTGGGCGCGGCGGCCCGCCACGGCCGCGACAAGCTCGCGCTGGTCGACGACGGCAGCGGCATCACCGGCCTGGGCGACTGGGCCGAGCAGCTGATCGCCGAGTCCACCGGCAAGGAGGGCAAGGGCATCCTGCCGGTCGTCGTGGAGACCCCGATCAGTGCCGGCGCCACCGGGCCCGACGTGCTCACCGCCACCATCGGCGGCGCGCTGGGCGTGGGCGCGGTGCCGGGCAGCGGCGTGGTGCCCCACGTCTCGGTCAACGGGGCGCTCGGCGCGCAGTTCCTGTGCTGGGAGGCGGCGACCGCGGTGGCCGGGCGGGTGCTCGGCATCGACCCGTTCGACCAGCCCAACGTCACCGAGTCCAAGCAGAACACCACCAAGATCCTCGACGAGGGCCTGCCGGCCGCGACGCCGTCGTTCACCGAGGGCGCGATCGTCGGGTACGGCGACGCGAACTCCCTGGAGGACGCGCTGCGCGCCCTGCTCGGGGCCGCGGGCCAGCACGGCTACGTCGCCGTGCTGGCCTACCTGGACCGGTTCGCCGACGCCGACGTGGCGAAGCTGCGCGAGCAGCTGGCCGCCGCGTCCGGCCGCCCGGTGACGTTCGGCTGGGGCCCGCGTTTCCTGCACTCGACCGGCCAGTACCACAAGGGCGGCCCGCAGCACGGGGCGTTCCTGCAGATCACCGGCGAGGTCGCCGAGGACTTGACCGTGCCGGGCAAGCCGTACACCTTCGGTCAGCTGCAGGCGGCACAGGCCGCGGGCGACCGGCAGGCGCTGGCCGGGCGCGGCCGCCCGCTGCTGCACCTGCACCTGACCGACCGGGCCAAGGGCATCGCCCAGCTGCTGGAGGCGGCGACCCGTCTCCAGCCGTACAAGGAGAGGTGA
- the tal gene encoding transaldolase, with product MTDALGELSAAGVAVWLDDISRERLTEGGSHTALEKLRDEFHVVGVTSNPTIFAGALGGSDDYDAQLHDLKVRGVSVDEAVRMLTTYDIRWACDVMRPAFDASDGVDGRVSIEVDPRLANQTEPTIAEAKQLWWLVDRPNLFIKIPATLAGLPAITAALAEGISVNVTLIFSLERYRAVMDAWLAGLEQAQANGHDISKIESVASFFVSRFDTEIDKRLEKIGTPDALALRGQAAVANARLAYGAHLEVVNGQRWAALKAAGAKPQRPLWASTGTKNAAYPDTLYVEQLIAPNTVNTMPEKTMQAFADHGKVPGDTITGNLQSAEMALDALREVGVDYDDVVDFLERDGVAKFDASWTELLEGVQAKLAQA from the coding sequence ATGACTGATGCACTGGGCGAACTCTCCGCTGCGGGCGTGGCGGTGTGGCTCGACGACATCTCCCGTGAGCGGCTCACCGAGGGCGGCTCGCACACCGCGCTGGAGAAGCTGCGGGACGAGTTCCATGTCGTCGGCGTGACCAGCAACCCGACCATCTTCGCCGGCGCGCTGGGCGGCAGCGACGACTACGACGCGCAGCTGCACGACCTGAAGGTGCGCGGCGTCTCGGTCGACGAGGCCGTGCGCATGCTCACCACGTACGACATCCGGTGGGCCTGTGACGTGATGCGCCCGGCGTTCGACGCCTCGGACGGCGTCGACGGCCGGGTGTCCATCGAGGTCGACCCGCGGCTGGCGAACCAGACCGAGCCGACCATCGCCGAGGCCAAGCAGCTGTGGTGGCTCGTCGACCGGCCCAACCTGTTCATCAAGATCCCGGCGACCCTGGCCGGCCTGCCCGCGATCACCGCGGCGCTGGCCGAGGGCATCAGCGTCAACGTGACGCTGATCTTCTCGCTGGAGCGCTACCGCGCGGTGATGGACGCCTGGCTGGCCGGCCTGGAGCAGGCGCAGGCCAACGGGCACGACATCTCGAAGATCGAGTCCGTGGCGTCCTTCTTCGTGTCGCGCTTCGACACCGAGATCGACAAGCGGCTGGAGAAGATCGGCACCCCGGACGCGCTCGCCCTGCGCGGGCAGGCCGCGGTCGCCAACGCGCGGCTGGCGTACGGCGCGCACCTGGAGGTCGTCAACGGCCAGCGCTGGGCGGCCCTCAAGGCCGCCGGGGCCAAGCCGCAGCGGCCGCTGTGGGCCTCCACCGGCACCAAGAACGCCGCCTACCCGGACACGCTCTACGTCGAGCAGCTGATCGCGCCGAACACGGTCAACACCATGCCGGAGAAGACCATGCAGGCCTTCGCCGACCACGGCAAGGTGCCCGGCGACACGATCACGGGCAACCTGCAGTCGGCCGAGATGGCCCTCGACGCGCTGCGCGAGGTCGGTGTCGACTACGACGACGTCGTGGACTTCCTGGAGCGCGACGGCGTCGCCAAGTTCGACGCCAGCTGGACCGAGCTGCTCGAGGGCGTGCAGGCGAAATTGGCGCAAGCATGA